The following coding sequences are from one Deltaproteobacteria bacterium window:
- the rplL gene encoding 50S ribosomal protein L7/L12 yields MANITQQDVLAYLKGITVLELSELVKAIETEFGVSAAAPVAVAAAAPGAAAGAAAGEEKTEFTVVLKDAGANKINVIKEVRTVTGLGLKEAKDLVEGAPKTLKEGVNKEEAEKIKKLVEGAGAKVEIK; encoded by the coding sequence ATGGCTAACATCACGCAGCAGGACGTACTGGCGTATCTGAAGGGCATTACGGTTCTCGAGCTCTCCGAGCTCGTAAAGGCGATAGAGACGGAGTTTGGCGTTTCGGCGGCGGCTCCGGTAGCGGTAGCGGCAGCGGCTCCGGGCGCTGCGGCAGGCGCGGCGGCAGGCGAGGAAAAGACCGAGTTCACGGTCGTTTTGAAGGATGCCGGCGCAAACAAGATAAACGTCATTAAGGAAGTAAGGACAGTGACGGGTCTTGGTCTTAAGGAAGCAAAGGACCTCGTAGAGGGCGCGCCGAAGACACTGAAGGAAGGCGTTAACAAGGAAGAGGCCGAGAAGATAAAGAAGCTCGTCGAGGGCGCAGGAGCAAAGGTAGAAATAAAGTAA
- the rplJ gene encoding 50S ribosomal protein L10, with protein sequence MITREEKKATVAEFHEKFAKAQAAFVASYQGIKVEQITTLRSSLRKAGVELKVLRNTLARLAVKGTPYEGLSGHFKGPMAVAISYKDAAAAAKALTEFIKDQPVFALKGGALGTKMLTVAEVKVLSELPSKEQMLAIFLGGLKSVPTGLAVALSGVPRKLLYALNAVKSSKEGAAA encoded by the coding sequence TTGATAACGAGAGAAGAGAAAAAAGCGACGGTAGCCGAGTTTCACGAGAAGTTCGCAAAGGCACAGGCCGCGTTCGTGGCCTCGTACCAGGGCATCAAGGTCGAGCAGATAACAACGCTTAGAAGCTCGCTTAGGAAGGCCGGGGTCGAGCTCAAGGTGCTTCGTAATACGCTTGCGCGTTTGGCCGTGAAGGGCACTCCGTATGAAGGGCTCTCCGGGCACTTTAAGGGGCCAATGGCAGTTGCCATAAGCTATAAGGACGCGGCAGCGGCAGCAAAGGCTCTGACCGAGTTCATAAAGGACCAGCCGGTGTTCGCGCTAAAGGGCGGAGCGCTTGGAACAAAGATGCTCACAGTTGCCGAGGTAAAAGTACTCTCCGAGCTTCCATCCAAGGAACAGATGCTTGCGATATTTCTTGGCGGCTTGAAGAGCGTTCCTACGGGACTCGCAGTGGCGCTCTCGGGCGTGCCGCGTAAACTTCTTTACGCGCTTAACGCCGTTAAGAGTTCGAAGGAAGGCGCAGCAGCATAA